TTGCACCGTGCCCGGCACGACCTTCTTGCCGATCGGCTCGCGCGTCGTGTAATCGAGTGTGTAGCTCTGCAGAGGCCAGCCGTAGTTGTTGCCGGCCTCGATCAGGTTGATCTCGTCGCCGCCGCGCGAACCGTGTTCGCTGGCCCAGACACGGCCGGTTTTCGGGTCAAGCGCCAGCCCCTGCACGTTGCGGTGGCCGTGGCTGTGGATTTCTGCCAGGCGGTTCGGCTGCGCTTCGGCCGCGCCGGTGCCGACCGGCTTGCCGGCGTCGGTCAGGTGCAGGATCTTGCCCTGGTGCGTGGCCAGGTTCTGCGCCTGGTCGCGCGCGAGCATATTGCCCACCCGCTGCGGCGTATTGCCGCCATCGCCGATGCTCATCAGCAGCGTGGTATCGGGCAAGAACAGGATGCGCGAGCCGAAGTGCTGGCCGCCGCTCTTGGCTTGCCTGACGGAGAACAGCGTCCTGATGCCGGTGACGCGCTTGCCATCGAACGTGCCCATCACCAGCGCCGTGCGGTTCCTGGCGTCGGTGCCGCTGGCGATCGTCATGTAGATGCGGGGATTGGTCTTGTCACCGGGGTGGACCGCGATGTCGAGCAGGCCGCCCTGCCCGCCCACGAACAGGTTCGGCAGCGGGTCCATCTTCACCTGCCGGAACGTCTTGCCATTGAGCATATGCAGCGTGCCGCCCTTGCCCGTGACGAGCATGCGGCCATCGGGCAGCCAGGCCATGCCCCAGCCCTGCGGAACGCCAGTGGCGACGGTGTCGAGTTGCCAGCCTTTGGCCAGTGGCGGCTTGTCGACAGGTATGATTTCCTGTGCCAGCGCAGCGCCCGCCAGCTGGGCCAGTGCGACTGCCAGCATGGCACCCAGCACCCGTTGTTTGCGCATGAATTCTGTGTCGGTACTCGGCATACGCAAATCTCCCAAAAACAGTTAAATACTTGACATCGTAGCTGAAATGTCGCGATTTTCTGCACATTGTCTGCACGATTGCGGCAAATGGCGTATCATCGATTGCTCACTGAACCAGCGCAAGGACTCCCTTCAATGATTCAACGACGTACCATCCTCAAAAGCGGTCTCCTCCTCGCAGCATCCTCCCTCAGCCTTCCCACCCTTGCCAAAAATTCATCGATTGCCACCGGCGATTGCTGTCTGCGTTTTTACAATACGCACACGGGTGAAAAGCTGACGAGCACGTTCTGGGAGCAAGGCGAGTTCATCCCTGATGCGCTGGGCGACATCAACAAGGTGCTGCGCGACCACCGTACCAACAAGATTGCCGACATCGATCCCGAACTGCTGCTGCTGCTCGGCCAGCTCAATGGCAAGCTCGGCAACAACAAGGAATTGCACATCATTTCGGGCTACCGCGCGCCGGAATCGAATGCGTTCCTGCGTGGCCATGGCAGCGGCGGCGTCGCCAAGCGCAGCCTGCACATGGAAGGCAAGGCCATCGACATCCGCCTGCCGGGCACCGATCTGCGCAACCTGCAAAAGGCGGCCATGTCGCTCCAGGGCGGCGGCGTCGGCTATTACGCCAGCTCGCAGTTTGTCCACATGGATACCGGCCGCGTGCGGTATTGGTAATCGTTTGATGCGGCCGCCCATTGTCCGTGTCGTTGCCGGACTGGCCATGAGCGGCCTGTTCATGGCTGCGGCCGCAAGCCTGCCGGCGCATGCCGCCGGCCAGAGCACCGTCACCGTCAAGTCCACCCGCGACCCGGTAGACAAGTCGTATCGCAAGATGATCCGCGGCATGGAACGCTTTGAGCGCGAGCGCGCCTTTGCGCCGAACGCCTCCCTGCGCTTCCAGTTGTTGCCGCGCCTGCCGAACGTCGACATGCGCGGCATCACGCTGCGCGTGGCGGGCGATACCGTATCGGTGCCCGTCCCCGTCGATGAACACAATTTCTTTGTCCTGCCGCGCAACGCGCAAGCCTTGCAGGAAGACGCTGCCGTGCTCGCCAGTCGCAAGACCGCCAGCATGACCTGGCGCGCGCGCATCGAAACGCCGGGCGTCCCGGCCGGCATGCGCCGCCTGGGTGACCTGCGCCTGGAATGCCGCGTGGGCAAGGAAGCTGGTCTCGTCTCCAACAGCTCGCCGCTGTTCGGCTGGATCTCGGATGCGCTCGACTCGCCTGAAGGCGTCTGTACGAGCCCGGATGGCAATTACCTGTTCTTCGCCGAGCGCCCGATCTTCGCGGTCACGCTGCGTGCGGGCGAACGCAGTGAAACGCTGCCGTTTTCGATGCTGTACGCGGGCGGCGACCAGACGCCCGACATGCTGCCGTTCTGCGATTGCCAGGTGCTGCTCGACCGCACCTATTACGTGCCGTTGTGGGATGCCAGCTGGCCGGACGATACGCTCGTCGAATTCACGTACATGGTCGATCCGCCAGCCGGGGGGACGCCATGAGGGCGCCTCTGATCCTGTGCGCTGCGCTGCTGGCCGGTTGCGCCACGCAGAATGCCGCGCCACCCGGCGCGCAAGTCGCGGCCGAGCGGCTGCAACAGACCGTGGTCGCCGGCCAGACCACCAAGGCGCAATTGCTGGCAGCATTCGGGCCGACGAAAAACGTACGCTTCGACAGCGGCTTCGAGGCCTGGGTCTACCAGTCGCCGGCGGGTGGCGGCCAGTTTGCCGAATTTGTCGTGCTGATCGATCCGGCCGGCGTCGTTGCAAAAACACGTACCCGCGCGCCTGCCCTGGTACGTTAGTCCAACCAGGATCAACACATGCCACGTCTACAACTCGACTTTCCCGACGACCAATTCTACTTTTCCACGCTGCTCACGGTGCGCGCCACCGACATCAATGCGGCCAACCACGTCGGCAATGAATCGATGATCGCGATGGTCTCCGAGGCCAGGTCGCGCTTTCTGTTCGAGTTCGGCGTGCCGGAAACCGGCCTCGATGGCAACGGCATCATCGTCACCGACCTGGCCACCATCTACTGCGCCGAAGCGTACCGCCGCGACGAGCTGCTGTTCGACGTGGGCGTCATGGACTTCAACAAGTACGGCGGCGACCTGATTTACCGGATCACGCGCCCGCGCGATGAGAAGCTGATTGCCATGGCCAAGACCGGCTTTGTGTTTTTCAATTACACAGCGGGCCGGGTATGCCCGATGCCCGACGACTTTCGTGCCAGGTTCGCGCGGGTCAACCGGGTCGACTAGCCCACAACAAAACGGCGCCCCGAGGGGCGCCGTTGTTCTTTGCAGCCAGCAAACACTCAACCGCCGCGCTTCTTGCCGATGATCGTTTCATCGAACCATTCATCGATCATGCGCTTTTCGGCGCGCAGGCTCTCGCTGTCACTGAATCGGCCAATGCGCTGCATGTAGTTCATGTCGGCCAGGCGCGCATCGCCACCCTTGAGCACCTGCCCGTTTTGCGTCAGCGAATAGCGCAGGTTGATGATTGGCCAGTCGGCCGTGCCTTTCAGGATGCGCAGGTCGCGACCGCTGTTGAAATTCGGGTACTCGCGCCCGGCCAGGTCGATGTCCGTGACTTCGATCGTCAAGTCCTGCCCCGCCGGCAGTTTCTCGCCAAGTTTGGTGAAATACGTGCTCAGTTCTTCCAGCACCTGCTTGCGCTCCCATGGGGCAAATGGCAGGTCGGCGAATTTGTCGGACTCGATGTAGGTGACGGTCACGCCCGCCGAGGCGGCGCCGGCAGCCAGTGCCAGGAGGCCTGCCAGGGCGGTTTTTATCAGGGTGGATTTCATTGCTGGAGCTCCTTCTCAATGCATCTCGTGTGCGATCTTCGCTTACCAATATACGCCGCTTCGCACTGTTCTGCTCGTGGCGAAACGTTGGAACTTGTATCCAAATGTTAGGCCCCGAACATGACCAAAAGATAGTGCCATATAAGAATGCATCAAGGAGGCCACCATGCCAGAAGGTCCAACGCTGTACATGCTCAAGGAACAGACCACGCGCTTCGTGGGGCAAACCATCGTACGCGCCAGCGGCAATCTGAAAACGCTCGATCCGGCGCGCCTCGTGGGCCAGCGCATCACCGGCCTGCATACCTGGGGCAAGCACTTCCTGATCGAGACGCCCGACGTCATCCTGCGCGTCCACTTTCTGCTGTTCGGCACCTACCGAATCGACGAGGACCGCGACAAGCCGCCGCGCCTGTCCATCAGCGTGGAGGACGGCGGCGCCATGAATTTCTATGCCTGCGCGATTCGCGAGATCGACCGCGCCACCTTCGACGACTACGACTTCAGCGCGGACGTGATGGGCACGACCTGGGACCCCGTCAAGGCGCGCAAGAAGCTGCGCGCCGCGCCCGACATGCTGGCCTGCGACGCGCTGCTCGACCAGGAGATCTTCTCGGGCGTGGGCAATATCATCAAGAACGAAGTGCTGTTCAGGATCCGTGTCCATCCCCTTTCGACGATGGGCGCGCTGCCCGCGCCCAAGCTGCGCGCACTGGTGGACGAAGCGCGGCAGTACAGCTTCGACTTCCTGGGCTGGAAAAAAGCCTTCACGCTCAAGGAACACTGGCTGGCCCACGCCAAGAAGATCTGCCCGCGCTGCGACATCCCCTATTCAAAAGCCAAGCTCGGCACCTCGGACCGGCGCAGCTTCTACTGCGAGCGTTGCCAAAAACGCTATACGTAACGCGCCCTGTCACGTCGCTGCAACAGCATTTCCGACGCAGCAAGGCAGATGTTACATCCGTCAGTCACAATTTTAATATTGCTTCTTGTTAAGGATCATGCGCCGTACTACAATCGGCTTGACTCCGGGCTACTTTTGTTGTGAAAAAAATAGTCTGCTCGCTTAACCCTGGCCTCCCCCACGAATCGGAATCGTCCATGTCCTTCTTGTCGTCCGCTGCGCCCAAACTCGCACCCTGGAAAGTCTTGCTGGTAGACGACGAACCCGACATCCACGACATCACCAAACTGACGCTGACGCGCTTTCGCCTCGACGGCCGGGCGCTCGCATTCGTGCATGCCTACAGTGGCGCCGAAGCCAAGGAAATCCTGGCGCGCGAGAAAGACATCGCGCTCGTGTTCCTCGACGTGGTCATGGAGCGCGAAGACAGCGGCCTGGAAGTGGCGCGCTGGATGCGCCAGGACCTGGACAACCAGTTCACCCGCATCGTGCTGCGCACCGGTCAGCCGGGCCAGGCGCCGGAAGAGCGCGTGATCGTCGACTACGACATCAACGACTACAAGGAAAAGACCGAGCTCGATCGCACCAAGCTGTTTACGACGACGTTTGCCGCGCTGCGCGCCTACCGCGACATCATGAAGGTCGAGGAATCGCGCCGCGTCCAGCAAACCTACCGCGAAGGCCTGGAACGCGTGATCGCCGCGTCCGCCCACATTTTCCAGCAACGCAACCTGAAGGACTTCGCCAACGGCCTGTTGCTGCAGGTCGTGGCGCTGCTGCGCCTGGAACAGAGCATGCTGCTGCGCCTGAAGGCGGCCAGCGTGATCACCGGCCAGAGCCAGTACGAAGTGCTGGCCCAGATCGGCGACATGGAGGGCGACGAGATCGGTCCGGAACTGGTGGCGCAGCTGGACGACGCGCGCCACAACCGCATTTCGCGCCTGCACGGCGACACCTATGTCGGCTATTTCCCGAACAACAGCGGCAAGGCGTCGCTTCTGGTGCTCAAGGGTGTGGATGAAATCTCGGACATCGATGCGCAAATGCTCGAGGTATTCTGCTCGGGTGTGGCCATCGCGTTTGACAACATCCTGCTGAACCAGGAAATTACCGATACCCAGGCCGAACTGATCCTGCGCCTGGGCGACGTCGTCGAATCACGCTCGCACGAGGCGGGCAACCACGTACGCCGCATGTCCCAGGTCTGCTACATGCTGGCCCAGGCGTCAGGCATGCCCGAAGACGAGACGGCGGTGCTGATGCACGCCGCACCGATGCACGACATCGGCAAGATCGCCACGCCCGATGCGGTGCTCCTCAAGCCCGGCAAGCTGACCGATGCCGAGTGGACCATCATGAAGCAGCACCCGACCGTGGGGCTGCAGATCCTGGACGGCTCGCAGCGCCCCATTTTGAAGGCGGCGGCGGTGATCGCACACCAGCACCACGAAAAATTCGACGGCACCGGCTACCCGCAAGGCCTGCGCGGGCAGGACATCCACCCGTACGCGCGCATCGTGGCGGTGGCCGACGTGTTCGACGCCCTGAGTCACGCGCGCTGCTACAAGGAAGCGTGGCCGGCCGCGAAAGTGACGGAACACCTGCGCGAGGTGGCCGGGCACCACCTCGACCCGACCTATGTCGACCTGTTGATCCGCAATATGGACAAGGCGCTGGCGATCAACGCGCAGTGGCCCGACTGAGCTGCGCTCTAGACGAGCCTATCGATTACTTGAACGCAGCGCGCAGCGCCGACGCATCGAAATAGATTTGACGGATCACTGGATGCTCGGCGGCCACTGCGGTTTCGATGCGGCCAATCGCGGCCTCCACCTTGTCGATCGACAGCCCCCGGCGAAACTGGACCGACGCGGCCAGCAGCACTTCTTCCGGCCCCAGCTGCATCGTGCGCAGGCTGGCCACGCTGTCCAGCGCCGGCTCGCGCAGGAACAGCGCCTTCAATGCGGCCAGCTCGTCATGGTCGATCGCTTCACCCACGAGCAGGCCACCAGTCTCGCGCGCCAGCATGACGGCGGCGCCGAGCAACAGCAGGCCGATCACGATCGAAGCAGCAGGGTCAATGTACGGATTGTTGAAATAATGGCCCAGCGCGATGCCGGCGGCGGCAATCCCGAGGCCCAGCAGCGCGGCAGAGTCCTCGATGAAAATCGTGAAGACCGATGCATCCTTGCTCGCACGGACGGCCTGCCACAGCGTCGCACCGGGTTTGCGCGCCGTGTTCAGCTCCTTGCGCGACACGTTCCAGCTATACCCTTCGAACAGGGCAGCCACGCCAAGCACGACGTAACTCCACATCGGGTCTTCCAGTGGCGGCGGGTTCTGCAGTGCAGCGACGCCATGGTAGATCGATAAGCCACCGCCCAGCGAAAACACCGACAGCGCCACGATCAGCGCCCAGAAATACAGCGACTTGCCGTAGCCGAACGGATGCTTGCGGTCAGGCGCGCGGGCGCTGCGGCGTTCGCCCAGCAGCAGCAGGAATTCATTGCCGGTATCGACAGCCGAGTGGATGCCCTCGGCCACCATCGCCGCACTGCCGGTGATGCCGGCGACGATGAATTTGGCCACCGCGATGCCCAAGTTGGCGGCAATGGCCGCATAGATGACTTTTTGCGAGCCCTGGCGTGGCGCGTCTTGCTTGTTTTCGTTCATGGACTCTCCAAATGGGGAGCCAAGCGTAGAGAACCTGCCGCAACCTATCTGTACGGCGCCACACGTGCGCGCACGATCAGGGCCTTAGGCAGCCAGTTTTTCCTTGCGCTGCGAACGGGGGAAACGCAGGTGGTACGTCAGCCCCTGCCCCGGCGCACTCGTGGCCCGCACCGTCCCGCCCAGCGCGCCGGTCACCAGGTTGTACAGGATGTGCGCGCCCAGGCCACTGCCCCCGGTGCCGCGCCGCGTGGTGAAGAACGGATCGAACAATTTGTCGAGCGTCGCTGCATCCATCCCTGCCCCATCGTCGGCGTACTCCACCACCACCCAGCCATCGCTGCCCAGCGCGGCGCGCAGCGTGATGTTGCCGGGCTGCTCGTGCTCGAAGCCGTGCACCAGCGAATTCATGACCATATTGGTGAGGATCTGCGACACGGCCCCGGGAAAGCTCTCGAGCATCAGGTCGGGCGCGCAATCGACCGCGACCTTCACCGGGCGGCCCTTGAGCTTCGGGTGCAGCGACAGGAGTACCTCGTTCAGGTACGCGCCCAGGTTGAAGCTGCGGATATCGTCCGACGACTGGTCCACCGCCACCTGCTTGAAGCTGCGCACCAGGTTGGCGGCGCGCTGCGTGTTGGTGGTCATGATGCGCAGCGACTGGTCGACGATGTCGAAGAAGCTCTCCAGGCTCTCCGCGGTCATCTCCCCTGCTGCCAGTTCTTCGCGCGTGAGTTTCAGTTCCTGCACCAGGTGGCTCGTGGCCGTGACGCAGATGCCCAACGGCGTGTTGATCTCGTGCGCCACGCCGGCCACCAGGCGGCCGAGCGACGCAAGTTTTTCCTGCCGCACCAGCTCGGACTGCGCCTCCTGCAGTGCGTGCAGCGCGTCGTTCAGCGCCGCGTTCTGCTGCTCGAGAGCTTCCTTGGTCTTGCGGATCCTGCGGTCGGCCTGCATGCGCGCAATCGCCACGGCCACGTGGCTGGCCATGAACGCCAGCAGGTCGAGGTCGGCCTTGCTGTAGACGATCGCCGGGTCGTAGCTCTGCACCACGATCACGCCGTATGGCTGGTCGTTGACCAGCATCGGCGCGCCCATCCAGCTGGCAATCTCCGTGCTGCCCAGCGGCTCGGCGACGGTGCCGGCGGCAACGAGCGCCTCGAAGCTGGCCACGTCGTGCAGCTGCGCCTGCTTGGTCGACAGGATGTGCGAGCACATTGCCTTGCCGAACGGGAAGCGCAGCAGCGGCGGCGCGCTGTCTTTCTGATCAACGAAGTACGGGATGCTGATCTCTTGCGTGCGCTCGTGGTACAGCCCGATCAGGAAGTTGTCGGCCACCATCAGCTCGCCGATGATGCGGTGCAGGCTGGCGCTGAGCTGGTCGGTGTCGAGCGCCTGCGCCGAGAGGTCGGCAATCTCGTACAACGCATGCTGGATCTTTTCGGCGCGGCGACGCTCGGCCACCTCGTGCGCCAGCGCGGCCGTGCGCGCCGAGACCGCGCGCTCGAGCCGGTCCATGCTTTGCAGGCCCTGCAGCGCGTTCGAGACGTGGTTGGCGATCAGCCCGAACAGCGCAATGTCTTCCTCGCTGTAGGTCTGCTCGGCAGAGTAGCTCTGGATGACGATCGCGCCCAGCGCCTGCTGGTTCTGGTCGAGCAGCGGACAGGCGACAAAGTGCTCCGGCGTGCTGCCGTTGCCCCAGCGCCCGGCCGCCTTGCGGTGGCGCTCGTTGAAATCGGCCGCCGTCAGCACCAGCCGCTGGCGATTGAGCAGTACCCAGGCCGTGGGCGACTGGTCGGGCGAGGCGAGCCGGATACGCTCGAGCGGATCGCGCGCGCCGTCGGCTTCGTCGACAAAATAGGGAAAGCGCACGGTGCCGTCTTCGCGGTCGGCCAGTGCCACATAGAAGTTGGCCGCATACATGATGCGGCCCAGCGCGCAGTGCACGGCCCGTATGAATGCGGTGATGTCGCTGCAGCTGGTCGAGAGTTGCCCGATATCGAGCAACATCGACTGCACCGCTTCCAGCCGGTCAAGACGTTCCATACTTCCCCCTACCTGTTCACAGAATGCATCTGATGATGCGCAGGGGAAATAGTAGCAGCTTGGGGCCGGACGCAGCAGCTTGCCGCACCCGGCTGTGGCTTTTTAGCGCGGTGCGCGGAAGTCGTTCTCGACCCAGGCCTGCGCCGAGCTTGGCGTGAGCTTGAAGGTAGGCGCCACGCGCACGCGCGCCACCTGCTCGCCCATCTCGTCGGTGGCGGCCAGCATCGCGTACGGATCGTCGTCATCCGGGACGATATCGAGCGTCACTTTCAGTTCGCCCTGCTCGGTGAAGATGTACAGGTTCTTGTGCAGGATCGCGTGCATGTGCTGCTCGTGGCGGCGAATGACTTCGGACGCCGTCTTGATCAGCGTGTTGAAGGCATTGGTGTCGAGCGGCTTCGGGTTCTTCTTGTCGCGGCCCATGGTCCAGGGACCGACCAGCGCCGGTTCGGGCTCGCCATCCTTGTACATCGCCACGGCCCAGCCTTCATCGTCGTCGTTCTTGATCACGCGCGCGGTCCAGCCATTGCCCTGCCACAGCCGGGGTTGCTGCACGGGGCCGGTGTCCTCGCTGCCGTCGTCGCTCTCGGGGTCCAGCATCTGGTCGTTCATGGGTCGGTGTCCTCGGCGCTTGCGCGCCCAAAACCACGATCATAGAGGAAACCGGCCCCATGAAAAAGGCCGCACGACGCTGCCGCGGACGATTGGCTGAAATAGTCGATAACTAAGCCGGACAATCGTCGACGATGCGCGGACAGCGCCACGACGGGCCGGGTGGCGGCATGATCGGCGGGCCAACAGGGATCGGGCGCGGATCGCCGTTGGGCGCCGGCGTATCGCGGTTGAACGGCGTGATGATGATGGGCGGAATGGCCGGTGGCGCCGAGGGCGGATCCTTCGGTCCGCCCGATGCATGGGCCACATCGTGGAAGGCATTGGGCACAGCGTACATGGGGTCCCCCTGAAACAGAGCAGGCTGTCAGTATAGGAAACGCTGCCGTGATTACAAGGACGGAATTCGCGGCGATTCTGGTTGACCCGGCCTATGCACATTTCATCCCGTAAATCATGCAGCCTGTCGCACGCGGCTGGCTGCACGCGCGCGCCGCGCATACAGTTCGAGCATGCAAGACCAAACCGCTCAACCCAACCATTCGCGAGGACTGCCATGAAAAAATACGCCCCCTACGTCATCCTGTTCCTGTTTGCCGCCATGCTGTGGAATGTGTTTACCTGGAGCGGCGACATGACGGTCAATCTCGATGGCGACCAGATCGACGGCCCGCTGGGCTTCCTGCTGGCCACGCTGTTCACGGGTGGCGGCATGTTGCTGGCCGTGTTCATCTCGGTGATCACGGTAGCGGTGCTGGCGGTGGTGTTTGCCGGGGTCGGCGTGATCCTGATCGGCTCGCTGGCGATTGGCGCCCTCGTGCTGGCGCTCGCCATGTCGCCGCTGCTGCTGCCGCTGGTGGTTGTCGTGGCGCTCGTGTGGTACGCCATGCGCCGGCCGCGCCCGGTCACGCTGGACAAGGCCGCGGCAGCGTAAAAGCCTAGCGCGCCACGTACTGCGCGTAACCCCGCGCACGCAGGGCGCACGCCGGGCACGTGCCACAGCCGTGACCCCAGGCGTGCGCCTCGCCCCGCTCACCCAGGTAGCAGGTGTGCGTATCGAAGCGGATCAGATCGACCAGCGCTTCGCCACCCTCCTGCTCCGCCAGTTCCCAGGTCTGCGCCTTGTCGATCCACATCAGCGGCGTCTCGACCTTCAGCCGTGTGGCCATGCCGAGGTTGAGCGCCACCTGCAGCGCCTTCATCGTGTCGTCGCGGCAGTCCGGATAGCCCGAGAAATCCGTCTCGCACATCCCGCCCACCAGCACGTTCAGCCCGCGCCGGTACGCCACCGTCGCCGCCACCGTCATGAACATCAGATTGCGGCCCGGCACGAACGTATTCGGCAAACCGTTTTCCTGCATCTCGATCGCGACATTGCTGGTCAATGCGGTGTCGGAAATTTTGGAAATCAAGGACAGGTCGATCATGTGATCGTCGCCCAGGCGCGTGTCCCAGTCGGGATTGAGCGCGCGCAGCTTGGCCAGCACGCCGGGGCGCACGGCCAGCTCGATCGCATGGCGCTGGCCATAATCGAAGCCGATCGTCTCGACCCGCGCATAGCGCTGCAGCGCCCAGGCCAGGCAAGTGGTGGAGTCTTGGCCGCCGCTGAACAGGACGAGCGCGGTGTCGGTGGAGAGGATGGTCATGGTGGTAAAAGGAAGTAAAAGGCAGGGGTCAACCGTCAATTCTGGCACAGATCGCGGGCGCCGTGGCCCATAAAGCGGTGTTTGTCCAGACGCGCGCGCGCAACATTTCACGTCCGCCATCGACTTTGCCAATCAGTTAAGATGCGAACGAGTCACCCAATGGAGCGTCACGTTGTCACGATCGAATCCCCACCTGCGCAAGGGTCCCCGCCAGCGCACACTTCCTCCGCTGCTGCAACGCTCCCTGCTGGGTGTTGGCGCATTCATGTTTGCCACCGCTGTCCATGCGCAAAGCACCACCGGCGTCGATTACACGGTGCGTATCGACGCGCCGCGCGCGCTGGAGGAGTTGCTTGAAGAGAACCTCGACCTGATGCGCTGGCGCGGCAATTCGCGCGTCGACATCGACCAGCTGCAGCGCCTCGTGAAAGAAGCGCCCGCGCAAGCCACCAGCCTGATCGCCACCGAGGGCTACTATTCACCAAAAGTCTCGGTCGGCCTCGATACCAGCGGTGCACGCCCGGTTGCGCGCGTGATCGTCGATCCGGGCCAGCCGGTGCTGGTTGGCGACGTCGACCTGGTGTTGCAGGGCTTCGCCGCTTTTGAAGAAGGCGGCGCGCCGTTCGACGCGGGCGCCCTGCGCAACCGCTGGACGCTGCCGGTGGGCAGCCAGTTCCGCCAGTCCGACTGGGAAGGCGCCAAGAAAGGCCTGGTGCGCGACATCGCGCAGAGCCGCTTCCCGCGCGCGCGCCTGGTCGAAACCAGCGCGACCGTCGACCCGGATTCGCGCCGCGCGCTGCTGCGTGTGGTGATCGATTCGGGCCCCGAGATGCGCTTCGGGAACCTGCGTATCCGCGGTCTGAAGCGCTATCCGGCCGAAGTCATCACCAACCTCAACAAGATCAATCCGGGCGACCAGTACAGCGAAGCCGCGCTGCAGGCGCTGCAATCGCGCGTGCAGGACACCGGTTACTTCGCCAGCGTCGAAGTGAGCGCCGACATGCGCGCCGTGCTCAACGCCGAAATCGCCGACATCAAGGAAGACGCCGACAGCGATGCCGATCCGGCCACGCCCGAGCCGGCGACCGGCCCGACCACGCTGCCGGTCATCGTGCGCGTTACCGAAAACAAGCAAAAGAACGTCGAGGCCGGCGTGGGCTTTTCGACCGACACAGGCGGCCGCGCGCAGTTGAGCTACGACGACCTGAACGTGTTCGGCAAGCGCTTGAAGACTGACCTGATCTACGAACAGAAACGCCAGACCGCCAAGGGCGAACTGTTCTGGCCAACCACGGCCAAGGGTTACAACGACAGCATCAGCGCCGGTGTCGAGCGCGAAGATCTGCGCGGAGAACTGACCACGCTGGCCAGCGTCGCCGCGCGCCGCGCCTGGGGCTCGCCGCTGCTGGAGCAAAGCGTGACGCTCGAAGCGCTGACCGAAGAACGCGAAGTCGAGGGCCTCGAACCCACGCGCACCAAGAGCCTGCCGCTGACCTACAGCATCACCAAGCGCAAACTCGACAGCCTGATCCTGCCGACCAACGGCTATGTGGTCAACGCGCAGCTCGGCGGCGCCGTGCTGCCGATCCTGACGGACGAAAAATTCCTGCGCATGTACCTGCGCGGCATTTACTACAAGCCGCTGGGCCCGGCCGGCACGCTGATCCTGCGCGGCGAAACCGGCGCCGTGGCCTCGAAAGAAAAGCTCGGCGTGCCGAGCACCTTCCTGTTCCGCGCCGGCGGCGACCAGTCGGTGCGCGGCTACGGCTATCAGGAGCTGGGTGTGCAGGAAAACGGCGCGACCGTGGGCGGCCGTTATCTGGCCACCGCCAGCGCCGAATACCAGTACTGGTTCAAGCCGCCCTGGGGCGTGGCCGTGTTCTATGACGTCGGCAATGCCGCCGACAAGTTCGGCGACCTCAATCCCAAGTCGGGCTATGGCGTGGGCGCGCGCTGGCGCAGCCCGGTCGGTCCGATCAATGTCGACCTGGCCTACGGCCACGCGGTGCGCAAGGCGCGCCTGCACTTCTCACTCGGATTCACGTTCTGATGGATACACCTGACAATAACGCTGCAAAGCAACAGGCGCCGGCGCCTGACCAAGCCCAGACAACCCAGCCACGCCGCTGGCCGCGCCGCGTCGCGATCGGCCT
This window of the Oxalobacteraceae sp. CFBP 8761 genome carries:
- a CDS encoding DUF3016 domain-containing protein, with the translated sequence MKSTLIKTALAGLLALAAGAASAGVTVTYIESDKFADLPFAPWERKQVLEELSTYFTKLGEKLPAGQDLTIEVTDIDLAGREYPNFNSGRDLRILKGTADWPIINLRYSLTQNGQVLKGGDARLADMNYMQRIGRFSDSESLRAEKRMIDEWFDETIIGKKRGG
- a CDS encoding endonuclease; the encoded protein is MPEGPTLYMLKEQTTRFVGQTIVRASGNLKTLDPARLVGQRITGLHTWGKHFLIETPDVILRVHFLLFGTYRIDEDRDKPPRLSISVEDGGAMNFYACAIREIDRATFDDYDFSADVMGTTWDPVKARKKLRAAPDMLACDALLDQEIFSGVGNIIKNEVLFRIRVHPLSTMGALPAPKLRALVDEARQYSFDFLGWKKAFTLKEHWLAHAKKICPRCDIPYSKAKLGTSDRRSFYCERCQKRYT
- a CDS encoding DUF3369 domain-containing protein: MSFLSSAAPKLAPWKVLLVDDEPDIHDITKLTLTRFRLDGRALAFVHAYSGAEAKEILAREKDIALVFLDVVMEREDSGLEVARWMRQDLDNQFTRIVLRTGQPGQAPEERVIVDYDINDYKEKTELDRTKLFTTTFAALRAYRDIMKVEESRRVQQTYREGLERVIAASAHIFQQRNLKDFANGLLLQVVALLRLEQSMLLRLKAASVITGQSQYEVLAQIGDMEGDEIGPELVAQLDDARHNRISRLHGDTYVGYFPNNSGKASLLVLKGVDEISDIDAQMLEVFCSGVAIAFDNILLNQEITDTQAELILRLGDVVESRSHEAGNHVRRMSQVCYMLAQASGMPEDETAVLMHAAPMHDIGKIATPDAVLLKPGKLTDAEWTIMKQHPTVGLQILDGSQRPILKAAAVIAHQHHEKFDGTGYPQGLRGQDIHPYARIVAVADVFDALSHARCYKEAWPAAKVTEHLREVAGHHLDPTYVDLLIRNMDKALAINAQWPD
- a CDS encoding DUF882 domain-containing protein, with product MIQRRTILKSGLLLAASSLSLPTLAKNSSIATGDCCLRFYNTHTGEKLTSTFWEQGEFIPDALGDINKVLRDHRTNKIADIDPELLLLLGQLNGKLGNNKELHIISGYRAPESNAFLRGHGSGGVAKRSLHMEGKAIDIRLPGTDLRNLQKAAMSLQGGGVGYYASSQFVHMDTGRVRYW
- a CDS encoding cation transporter, producing the protein MNENKQDAPRQGSQKVIYAAIAANLGIAVAKFIVAGITGSAAMVAEGIHSAVDTGNEFLLLLGERRSARAPDRKHPFGYGKSLYFWALIVALSVFSLGGGLSIYHGVAALQNPPPLEDPMWSYVVLGVAALFEGYSWNVSRKELNTARKPGATLWQAVRASKDASVFTIFIEDSAALLGLGIAAAGIALGHYFNNPYIDPAASIVIGLLLLGAAVMLARETGGLLVGEAIDHDELAALKALFLREPALDSVASLRTMQLGPEEVLLAASVQFRRGLSIDKVEAAIGRIETAVAAEHPVIRQIYFDASALRAAFK
- a CDS encoding PQQ-dependent sugar dehydrogenase translates to MPSTDTEFMRKQRVLGAMLAVALAQLAGAALAQEIIPVDKPPLAKGWQLDTVATGVPQGWGMAWLPDGRMLVTGKGGTLHMLNGKTFRQVKMDPLPNLFVGGQGGLLDIAVHPGDKTNPRIYMTIASGTDARNRTALVMGTFDGKRVTGIRTLFSVRQAKSGGQHFGSRILFLPDTTLLMSIGDGGNTPQRVGNMLARDQAQNLATHQGKILHLTDAGKPVGTGAAEAQPNRLAEIHSHGHRNVQGLALDPKTGRVWASEHGSRGGDEINLIEAGNNYGWPLQSYTLDYTTREPIGKKVVPGTVQPIVVWTPSPAPSGLAFYTGKAFPQWQGSLFSGSLAGKDVRRVQLDAAGKVTAQELIPVGQRVRDVRQGPDGQLYVLTDEARGTLLRIVPK
- a CDS encoding thioesterase family protein, with protein sequence MPRLQLDFPDDQFYFSTLLTVRATDINAANHVGNESMIAMVSEARSRFLFEFGVPETGLDGNGIIVTDLATIYCAEAYRRDELLFDVGVMDFNKYGGDLIYRITRPRDEKLIAMAKTGFVFFNYTAGRVCPMPDDFRARFARVNRVD